A window of the Salvelinus sp. IW2-2015 linkage group LG37, ASM291031v2, whole genome shotgun sequence genome harbors these coding sequences:
- the LOC111960261 gene encoding uncharacterized protein: MIAPCLIFTLLVEMVYEVAGTESSSIRHESGLMSANVGDAVVLRCLKAGDEGIMFSWYKQTFGVIPQLISTIYKYDRNATFYHEFKDNPRFSVEGCQGKNHLMIADVELSDSGTYYCGSAFGIKVEFGHGVTLIIKDSGSKKMPVIHQPVSESAQPGDSVTLNCTIHTETCAGEHSVYWFRHGSGESHPGIIYTHGDRSGQCEKSPEAVSPTQSCVYNLPKRNLSLSDAGTYYCAVASCGEILFGNGTKLDIEGXSVDPLLFVCLAVALAFAFILIILLACIIYKMKKTTCLQCSELVSQTRGPTVSQSDASSQDADSLHYVALPLSNKKNTSRRQRGNMEEETVVMYSGIRQ, translated from the exons ATGATCGCACCGTGTCTGATATTTACACTTCTTGTAGAGATGG TTTATGAGGTAGCTGGGACTGAATCCTCATCCATACGTCATGAGAGTGGTCTCATGTCAGCCAACGTTGGAGACGCAGTGGTTTTACGTTGCTTGAAAGCAGGCGATGAGGGAATAATGTTCTCCTGGTACAAGCAAACTTTTGGAGTTATTCCTCAGCTCATCTCAACCATCTATAAGTATGACAGGAATGCAACATTTTACCATGAGTTTAAGGATAACCCTCGCTTCTCAGTGGAAGGTTGCCAAGGAAAAAATCACCTAATGATAGCAGATGTGGAACTATCTGATTCAGGCACATACTATTGTGGAAGTGCTTTTGGAATCAAGGTGGAGTTTGGACATGGAGTCACTCTCATCATAAAAG ATTCAGGTTCCAAAAAAATGCCTGTTATACATCAGCCTGTGTCTGAGTCAGCCCAGCCaggagactctgtgactctgaactgtacaatacacactgagacctgtgcaggagaacacagtgtctattggttcagacatggctcagGAGAATCCCATCCAGGAATCATTTACACCCATGGAGACAGGAGTGGTCAGTGTGAGAAGAGCCCTGAAGCTGTGTctcctacacagagctgtgtctacaacctccccaagaggaacctcagcctctctgatgctgggacttactactgtgctgtggcctcatGTGGGGAGATACTGTTCGGGAATGGTACCAAGCTGGACATTGAGG GCYAGAGTGTAGACCCTCTTCTCTTTGTATGCCTGGCCGTAGCATTGGCCTTCGCGTTCATCTTGATCATTCTCCTTGCTTGCATCATTTACAAGATGAAGAAGACAACATGTCTGCAGTGCAGTG AACTGGTCTCTCAGACAAGAGGTCCTACAGTTTCCCAGTCAGATGCAAGT AGCCAAGATGCAGACAGTCTCCATTACGTTGCTCTGCCTCTGAGCAACAAGAAGAACACYTctagaagacagagaggaaacatGGAGGAAGAGACGGTGGTCATGTACTCTGGAATTAGACAGTAG
- the LOC139023822 gene encoding uncharacterized protein: MIIYWTIFLFYANFGCALNKDVIQPDPVIVTXLGQSVSLTCFCQSHLIRVSWCKQTVGQKPLLMASSYYHSKKSFYSNNFNKDFTETKRLSVKRGVDSCNLIISKTESGDSATYYCVAMVVSEVTFGEGTVLIVKDSGSNSMSVLQQPVSESVQPGDSVSLNCTIHTETCAGEHSVYWFRHGSGDSHPGIIYTHGDRSDQCEKSPEAGSHTQSCVYNLPKRNLGLSDAGTYYCAVASCGEILFGNGTKLDIEDGCKEDHVLLVYCLGVALALCVIFIIVLWNHNQFPSNCSKIAYLITLMSGRALTWATAVWEQQLATCASLWPAVGEVNKVFDASARKRIQIWQDSRSVVEYAVDLHTLPAECAWNQEALFDMFLHGVSEEVKDEHAERELPTDLDSLIALTICSDGHLRERRRERKLDFACTPRDLTLPPSHPGRSQRSRCRKNPMLPDLPRSSAEDGRVTAS, encoded by the exons ATGATTATATATTGGACAATCTTTTTGTTTTACGCCAATTTTG GTTGTGCACTTAACAAGGATGTAATCCAACCAGACCCTGTGATAGTTACACAKCTGGGACAAAGTGTATCTCTCACTTGCTTTTGTCAATCTCATTTGATCAGAGTCTCTTGGTGCAAGCAAACTGTTGGACAGAAGCCTCTTCTCATGGCTTCATCATATTATCACAGTAAAAAGAGTTTTTATTCCAACAACTTtaacaaagactttactgagaCTAAACGTTTGAGTGTGAAGAGAGGAGTTGACAGCTGTAACCTGATCATCTCTAAGACAGAGTCAGGGGACTCAGCTACATACTACTGTGTTGCTATGGTAGTGAGCGAAGTCACATTTGGAGAAGGAACTGTTTTAATTGTCAAAG ATTCAGGGTCCAACAGCATGTCTGTGCTCCAACAGCCTGTGTCTGAGTCAGTCCAGCCAGGAGACTCTGTGTCtctgaactgtacaatacacactgagacctgtgcaggagaacacagtgtctattggttcagacatggctcagGAGATTCCCATCCAGGAATCATTTACACCCATGGAGACAGGAgtgatcagtgtgagaagagccctgaggctgggtctcatacacagagctgtgtctacaacctccccaagaggaacctcggcctctctgatgctgggacgtactactgtgctgtggcctcatGCGGGGAGATACTGTTCGGGAACGGGACCAAGCTGGACATCGAAG ATGGTTGTAAGGAGGACCATGTTCTCTTAGTGTACTGTCTGGGTGTAGCGTTGGCTCTTTGTGTCATCTTCATCATTGTCCTTT GGAACCACAATCAGTTCCCCTCGAATTGCTCCAAGATtgcctacctcatcacgctgatgtccgggagggctctcacctgggctactgccGTGTGGGAACAACAGCTGGCCACATGTGCTAGTCTGTGGCCAGCTGTGGGAGAAGTGAATAAGGTTTTTGATGCTTCTGCCCGGAAGCGAATCCAGATTTGGCAGGACTCCCGCAGTGTAGTTGAATATGCGGTGGATCTCCACACATTGCCAGCGGAGTGTGCATGGAATCAAGAGGCACTGTTCGATATGTTCCTGCACGGCGtctcggaggaggtcaaggacgagCATGCAGAACGGGAGTTACCTACGgatctcgattccctcatcgctttgaccattTGTAGCGATGGGCATTTACGGGAAcgacggagggagaggaaattgGATTTCGCTTGCACACCCAGGGATCTCACCTTGCCTCCAAGTCATCCCGGAAGGTCCCAACGGTCTCGTTGCCGAAAGAACCCAATGCTTCCCGACCTGCCCCGAAGTTCTGCCGAAGATGGCCGAGTCACCGCTTCCTGA